From Atribacterota bacterium, one genomic window encodes:
- a CDS encoding branched-chain amino acid ABC transporter permease, with translation MSWTTFFQQLMNGISVGSLYALLAIGYTLVYGILGLINFAHSDVFMLGTYFAFFMIGVFLLPWWLSVVIGVGLCALVGMTIERVAYRPLRNAPRISALITAVGVSFFIENLGLVTVGARPKGFPRPELMKNVYFIAGARIQGVTFWVPLFSIAILLVLFYLVYRTKMGMAMRAVSRDMETTRLMGVNVDRIILYTFALGSALAGIGGVLWACKYPQINPLMGTFPGWKAFTAAVVGGIGNVVGAMIGGFIIGLAEILIVAFFPNLTGYRDAFVFALLILFLLVKPSGVMGETLKEKV, from the coding sequence ATGAGCTGGACAACCTTTTTTCAGCAGTTAATGAATGGGATTTCGGTAGGGAGTCTCTATGCCTTACTGGCGATTGGTTATACCCTGGTATATGGGATTCTGGGTCTCATTAATTTTGCGCATAGTGACGTTTTTATGTTGGGTACCTACTTTGCTTTTTTCATGATTGGAGTTTTTCTCCTTCCCTGGTGGCTGTCAGTAGTCATTGGGGTAGGTTTGTGTGCCCTCGTGGGTATGACCATTGAGCGGGTTGCTTATCGTCCTCTGCGGAATGCCCCGCGTATTTCTGCGTTGATTACCGCTGTGGGAGTGTCTTTTTTCATCGAAAACCTGGGGCTGGTTACGGTGGGAGCCCGTCCCAAGGGTTTTCCTCGTCCTGAGCTCATGAAAAATGTTTACTTTATTGCTGGAGCACGTATTCAGGGAGTGACTTTCTGGGTACCCCTTTTCAGCATTGCCATTCTTCTGGTGCTGTTTTACCTGGTCTATCGAACCAAAATGGGTATGGCTATGCGGGCGGTATCAAGGGATATGGAAACCACAAGGCTCATGGGAGTCAATGTGGACCGTATTATTCTTTATACCTTTGCTCTGGGGTCTGCATTGGCTGGTATTGGTGGTGTTTTGTGGGCGTGCAAGTATCCCCAAATTAATCCTCTCATGGGCACTTTTCCAGGGTGGAAAGCATTTACTGCGGCGGTGGTGGGAGGGATTGGAAATGTAGTTGGGGCGATGATTGGAGGATTTATCATCGGTTTGGCAGAGATTTTGATTGTGGCTTTCTTTCCAAATCTTACTGGATATCGGGATGCCTTTGTGTTCGCTTTGCTGATTCTGTTTTTGCTGGTCAAACCAAGTGGAGTTATGGGTGAAACATTGAAGGAGAAAGTGTAA
- a CDS encoding ABC transporter substrate-binding protein — translation MRGWMKYFGVMILVLFTSCVWAQDVIRVGANLEMTGAVAAYGQMIWEGINLVRELVGDEVWGRKVELVLVDNKSDKVESANAATRLIDKEKVVAMIGPAISGSMLAVGPICEEKQIPVISATATNPLVTQGKKFVFRACFLDPYQAAAAAVFARNDLKAETAAILSDIAQDYCVALGNFFKEEFEKRGGKIVVEQNCKTGDQDFSAQLTTIINANPDILYVPNYYTEIALISRQARDLGFEGIILSADGADAPELFEVGGDAVEGLYHTAIWDATKGLNDVGQRYIELYQKKYGKDPNMFGALGADAYLILVDAIKRAGSLDPVAIRNMIEETADLEVVTGKVTIENGDAVKPVVVRKVEGGKFNFVKTVVVE, via the coding sequence TTGCGAGGGTGGATGAAGTATTTTGGAGTGATGATTTTGGTTCTTTTTACAAGTTGTGTTTGGGCTCAGGATGTCATTCGGGTTGGGGCAAACTTGGAGATGACCGGAGCTGTGGCAGCGTATGGGCAGATGATTTGGGAGGGGATCAATTTAGTACGGGAACTTGTTGGTGATGAGGTGTGGGGAAGAAAAGTTGAATTGGTTCTGGTGGATAATAAGAGCGATAAGGTAGAATCGGCGAATGCTGCCACCCGTCTTATTGACAAGGAAAAGGTGGTGGCGATGATTGGTCCAGCCATAAGTGGGAGCATGCTGGCAGTGGGACCAATCTGTGAGGAAAAACAAATTCCGGTTATTTCGGCTACAGCCACCAATCCCCTGGTAACGCAGGGGAAGAAATTCGTTTTCCGAGCCTGTTTCCTTGATCCCTACCAGGCTGCAGCAGCTGCGGTCTTTGCCCGGAATGATCTTAAGGCCGAGACAGCAGCAATTCTTTCGGATATTGCTCAGGATTATTGCGTGGCTTTGGGGAACTTCTTTAAAGAGGAGTTTGAAAAACGAGGCGGAAAGATTGTGGTAGAACAGAACTGTAAGACTGGAGATCAGGATTTCTCAGCTCAGCTCACCACCATCATTAATGCGAACCCTGATATTCTCTACGTTCCAAATTATTACACTGAAATTGCACTCATCTCCCGTCAGGCAAGAGACCTGGGGTTTGAGGGAATCATCCTCTCGGCGGATGGTGCTGATGCTCCAGAGTTATTCGAAGTGGGAGGAGATGCGGTAGAGGGTCTCTATCATACTGCTATCTGGGATGCGACAAAGGGTCTGAATGATGTGGGTCAGAGGTATATCGAACTTTATCAGAAAAAATATGGCAAAGATCCCAACATGTTTGGTGCCCTGGGTGCTGATGCGTATCTTATTCTCGTCGACGCCATCAAGAGAGCTGGCTCCTTAGATCCTGTAGCCATTCGGAATATGATAGAAGAGACGGCTGACCTTGAGGTGGTGACCGGTAAAGTCACCATTGAAAACGGTGACGCGGTTAAACCAGTGGTGGTGCGAAAGGTAGAAGGTGGGAAATTCAATTTCGTCAAGACGGTCGTGGTAGAGTAG
- a CDS encoding metallophosphoesterase, with protein sequence MRIAVLSDIHGNFDALSAVASSIAVEEVVVLGDVVGYGAQPEECVRWVMAKKARMVMGNHEACLLGILPLSWFNPQAQEAVLWTREQLSTFSVLFLQSLPHVDRQDDVFWVHGSLREPVEEYLTSVSSAHTLFEHFSFWVCFFGHTHVAEGYVYQNGRVERISFVEGGEIILSPEKRYLINCGSVGQPRDGNPEASFGIYDVEEQRVRIERVQYDIEKAAQKILQAGLPEGLAYRLWEGR encoded by the coding sequence TGCGGTAGAAGAAGTAGTGGTTTTGGGAGATGTGGTTGGATACGGAGCTCAACCGGAAGAATGTGTGCGATGGGTTATGGCCAAAAAGGCAAGAATGGTGATGGGAAATCACGAAGCTTGTCTTTTGGGTATTTTGCCGTTATCCTGGTTTAACCCTCAAGCCCAAGAAGCGGTGTTATGGACACGAGAGCAACTGAGCACTTTCAGTGTCCTTTTTCTTCAGTCCTTACCCCATGTGGATCGCCAGGACGACGTTTTCTGGGTGCATGGGAGTTTACGGGAACCGGTGGAAGAGTATCTAACCAGTGTCTCTTCGGCTCACACTCTTTTTGAACATTTCTCGTTTTGGGTCTGTTTTTTTGGTCATACCCATGTAGCTGAAGGGTATGTGTACCAGAATGGGAGGGTGGAACGGATTTCTTTTGTAGAGGGGGGAGAAATTATTCTCTCTCCAGAGAAGCGTTATCTCATTAACTGTGGAAGTGTTGGTCAACCCCGGGATGGGAATCCTGAAGCGAGTTTTGGTATTTATGATGTGGAAGAGCAAAGGGTGAGGATAGAGCGGGTACAGTATGACATTGAAAAAGCGGCTCAAAAAATCCTCCAAGCTGGACTTCCTGAGGGTCTTGCATACCGACTGTGGGAGGGTAGGTGA